The nucleotide sequence TTACGGGATCAAGAGCCTGGTGATGCAGTACGAATGGCTAGATAGAGATCTCGGGGAAGCCAATAAGCCTGAGAATCGCAAGAAGCATCCCTGGATTGTCACATTTGGCCATAGACCGATGTACTGCAGCAACTCCAATGACGATGACTGCTCTCACAATGAGACTCTGGTCAGGGTAGGTCTTCCCTTTACCCATTTCTTCGGTCTGGAGGATCTGTTCTACAAACACGGAGTGGATGTTGAACTCTGGGCCCATGAGCACTCCTACGAACGTCTCTGGCCAATCTACAACTACAAGGTGCTCAATGGTTCAACAGAAGCTCCCTACACAAATCCCCGGGCTCCTGTGCACCTGGTTACCGGATCGGCGGGATGCAAAGAAGGCAGGGAACCATTTGTAAAGAATCCTCCCGAATGGAGTGCCTTCCACAGCCGAGATTACGGATACACACGCCTCAGAGCTCACAACAAAACCCATTTGCACTTTGAGCAAGTATCTGATGATCAGGACGGAGCTATTATTGATTCCTTCTGGATTATCAAGGATTCCCACGATGGGTATTAAGTCTATTTTTGAGTATTGGGATGTAAAATCGATAAAGTACTCTTATCACAGATTAAATTCTTTCACTTCTGGGGCTCCCCGATGACCTGGATGGGATTTGTAAACTCCCACGCAGGTTTCATTGATCTTAGGATCACTGTCTTTCCTGTCCCTGCATTCCCTGCATCCAGAAATTGCAGATGTAAATCTGACAATCAGTTCTGGATCTCCTCCATTCGGCCCGGCTAAGTACGGGCACTTAAATTTATGATTCTCCGCATCCCGGATGCAGCATTCCAAGAAGTCATGGTTTGCCGAAAACAGGTTGTTCCTCCTTTCCAACGGAGCGGAGATCTTCTTAGCTAAGATCCCTGTCACGTAGATATCATCAATCCAGAAGAATGGTGTATCCTCCGTTGCACTTACAAGTTCAAAAGCCGTTCTCTGATTGGTAATGTACAGCCATCCCGACAAATAAGTCGGATAGAGAGCATCCCTGAATTCCTTGTGGCTGACAAACCACTTACTAGGCCTCATCCTTATGGGTTTCTTGTTGCTCTGGACGTATCCGGAGAGAAAGAGATCATCGTATTCATGTGAAAATCGAAAGCCCTGAAGCATCCTGCGCAACCTGGTGATGTCATACACAGTGTCATCGTCCATTTTCACAATAAAACTCGACCGGAAGCATTCAATACTCGCCCATTTGAGCCCCATTATATGCTTGTACGTCAAATTCTTATAGGCATCAATGAAATTCCCCTGGACAATGTCCCCAAATCTCCGATGCTCCCCCTCGATGGACTCTTGGGTAATAAGTTTCTCATGGGCAGGAATCTCCGCCAGAAGGAAGAATCTCAGCAATCCCAAGGACTTGAGCTTGTCTTGAGGCATTGCCCTTCGATGGGCTGAACGGAGATTGTCATGGGTCACGTAGGAAGATACAAGGATCACCCCCAAGAGATCCATTGTTTCGTCATTGCAGGGGCTTTCAGGGCTGAGGTGATATGGccttgtggaatttacaaagtcaACCAGTCTGTCTGTTTCAATGGAATGCACCAAGTGTCTGTAGGAGATTTTTGGATGTGGGACGGAATACTGACTAGAGGTGTTCAGAAGGAGGTAGATGAGCAATAATACTAGAAGGACGCACAACAGGAACAGGATATTCACTCGCGGAAGCATCTTTTGCGTTGCTCTTGCGACCTTCGCTTggttgaggttatgttaaattGGTCAAATAACAATCACAATACACAGAGAGTCTctggattatgcacatttttgaGACTGAACAAAATACCGCGCGAAATGACTTTATGGTgctattacaatgaaaaatgaacaatttcaacactttactgttctcaattgctcataatcgacttttcttgtattggttcctgtcacaactATTTGGTGCGTCTGAtgtttttagaacacggcgaggatTGTGGAAACTTGAGAACAGTACCGTTCTCAATAGAAAATACTTAAGAAGTGATTATGCTAAAGTAGTCGACTGATGTGGGCTCCAGACTATCCCGAGCTTTTCGCAATACGTCTTACCACTTGTACGACTCAATACGGACCGACGCGacgtccgtactcactgagatcgtacgatcgactaaTACAGTCGTCTCTGCAATCACCAGAGGCGCTGCCCTAGAaaaggagacattgcgtctTGAATAATTAGGGTTACCATAGCAGAGCATTTATGTATTGCTATAAAGCGGGAAATAAGCTCTTGTCGGTTCCATCCACCGTTGTCGTAACTGCATTTTTAGTATGCTGAAATACTGACGCGTCGTGTGAAATGctcacacaaaagaaatgcagatacgccAGCGGTGGATGCAAacggaatagcaccataatttcaatatgcataatcccgggaccccctgCAAGAAGTAATTGAGCAAAACTGAGCGCATGACTTAGTAAAATGGAGGGAAAATTGAACAAAACAACACGATAAAATCCGTTAatcattattcaaaattttcagttcatATAAATTCAAtcttaaattattatatataattcttATATTATGCTAGTGCCACGAGAGAGATTCATTGACTACCCAAAACACCCAAAAGGTATTATCAATAGCattaattaaaagatctttataGCAACAATTTATTAGACATTTCCCATCAATCTTGCGGCATTCTAGTTCTAGTAAATACGTAACGGATAGCCCCCGAGCTAAGTAAGCACCCAtcagtaatacgggcttcagacctaaggcttagccatatggcttaacttctctaatttctatcaatcaagattttttgaaaattatcttttaagATTGGACTACATAGACAAgtaatccattaaatttttaaaaaccaaTAGAATTGgttacaattttgaatttcgagaccatcgggaactgggctaagctttaagtctgaagccggcctaacTGGGACTCAGTTTAGATACTCACGTCGATCGATTGGTTAATATATTAAGAGTGATTAAAccagggcagagcattctcatacattttccatacaaaagcatggtatattttttcttaagtgattttttagttttagtataaaaccaaatgcaatcattttaaaacttttaccaaatgaaagagtatctaatgttatgttattggctcaaaatttataatgattgcacgaggataacagttcctaaaacctatatgaaaaaaacgtaaaattctcaattttttgaatttttctgacaaattttctatttgtaacaccgataacattttaaattcaataaaaatatatttgctgtacatgtgcctaccatttcgAATTATGttaattttgtgggatctaagacttaaaaattataaagaatttaaaaaaatataccatttatgaattaaaatgctccatccgttagttaatcatcctaggatTAAACGAGTGATGAAGTTCTTCCTACCTTTTCTCCTTCGCAGTTGGGATATTTCTGCTCCTCAAAGGGAGTTTTTATCGAGTGCGTACTCTTCACTTTCTAAGAATATAACAAAACGTGTTCTCTTCTTAAACATACTTCAAAGGGTCCATAAAACTTCCATTCATCCATTTTGCATTGCTCAATGTGCAGATTAccttcttttttgaaaaaattcaaaccttttctcaaatatttgtgtgctttttgattttttttattcccagTTCACTAGGTTCACTGGTTcactccttttatacaatagTTTTATCTTATGTTGGTCGTTTCAAAGGATAATTTGCAAAGAAGGGTTCAAGATTTTcctagacaaaaaaaaacattacactcagtcccgggattatgcacattttcgggaccgaaaaaaatgcgcgaaatggcattatgcatcgagaaaatttgcatacccacaggggcttctttttgaataaatcggccgtagaacaaATTTCGCGCACAATAAAAGTagtcgaaataaaaatattccactGTATAATGGAAATatacattaacaaacagtactttttggccagagttcttcaataaatggttagaatatttaaaaattttacctt is from Phlebotomus papatasi isolate M1 chromosome 1, Ppap_2.1, whole genome shotgun sequence and encodes:
- the LOC129810143 gene encoding beta-1,3-galactosyltransferase 5-like, producing the protein MLPRVNILFLLCVLLVLLLIYLLLNTSSQYSVPHPKISYRHLVHSIETDRLVDFVNSTRPYHLSPESPCNDETMDLLGVILVSSYVTHDNLRSAHRRAMPQDKLKSLGLLRFFLLAEIPAHEKLITQESIEGEHRRFGDIVQGNFIDAYKNLTYKHIMGLKWASIECFRSSFIVKMDDDTVYDITRLRRMLQGFRFSHEYDDLFLSGYVQSNKKPIRMRPSKWFVSHKEFRDALYPTYLSGWLYITNQRTAFELVSATEDTPFFWIDDIYVTGILAKKISAPLERRNNLFSANHDFLECCIRDAENHKFKCPYLAGPNGGDPELIVRFTSAISGCRECRDRKDSDPKINETCVGVYKSHPGHRGAPEVKEFNL